The window AGTTCGACCTCAGGAGGTGGAGCTCTGCCCGGGTAGTGCCGCGCGGATTCGCGTGGCGAGCGCGCTCAGTTCGGCCCGGGGTGCGGCGACGCGGAGCCTGGCCGGGCCGAACTTCGCACCATCATCGGTGTGCCGGGGTACGACGTGCATGTGGTAGTGCGGAACCGACTGCCCGGCCGAGAGTCCGTTGTTCTGGAAGGCGTTGATTCCATCCGCATCGAGCGTGCGAGCCAGGGCTTTCGAGATCTCGAGAGTGTGCTCGATCACTTCCTGCGCTTCATCCGCTCGCAAGTCCAATAGGGTAGGCGCGTGCCGTTTGGTAATGACCAGCACGTGCCCCGGCTGCATGGGTCTCGCATCCATCAAGCTGAGGGTCAGCCTGCGCTCCACGATGATCTCTGCGCGTCTGCCATCACTTGCAACTCCGAGCTCTACGTAACCG of the bacterium genome contains:
- a CDS encoding HIT family protein; this encodes MERRLTLSLMDARPMQPGHVLVITKRHAPTLLDLRADEAQEVIEHTLEISKALARTLDADGINAFQNNGLSAGQSVPHYHMHVVPRHTDDGAKFGPARLRVAAPRAELSALATRIRAALPGQSSTS